The Physeter macrocephalus isolate SW-GA chromosome 13, ASM283717v5, whole genome shotgun sequence genome window below encodes:
- the LOC102985178 gene encoding 40S ribosomal protein S20-like — protein MAFKDTGKTPVEPEVAIHQVRITIASLNVKSLEKVCADLIRGAKEKNLKVKGPVRMPTKTLRITRRKTPCSEGSKTWDCFQMRIHKRLIDLHSLSEIVKQITSISTEPGVEVEVTIADA, from the coding sequence ATGGCTTTTAAAGATACTGGAAAGACTCCCGTGGAGCCCGAGGTGGCGATTCACCAGGTTAGAATCACCATCGCCAGCCTCAACGTGAAGTCTTTGGAGAAAGTATGTGCTGACCTGATCAGAGGCGCGaaggaaaagaatctcaaagTGAAAGGACCGGTTCGGATGCCTACAAAGACTCTGAGAATAACTAGAAGGAAAACTCCTTGTAGTGAAGGTTCTAAGACTTGGGATTGTTTCCAGATGAGGATCCACAAGCGACTCATTGACCTGCACAGTCTTTCTGAGATTGTCAAGCAGATCACTTCCATCAGTACTGAGCCAGGAGTTGAAGTTGAAGTCACCATTGCAGATGCTTAa